DNA sequence from the Thalassotalea sp. 273M-4 genome:
ACGAGTTTTTCGATAATGTCATGGTAATGGCCGAGGACGAAGCGGTAAAAGTAAACCGTTTGACTCTATTAAGCCAATTACGAGCGGCATTCTTTAATGTGGCAGATATTTCTTTGTTGCAATAACAAAGACTTATCTTAGATCTTAAAAAAGCGCCTACGGGCGCTTTTTTATTGTGTTAATTTGTTGAACTTTAAGCGAGCTTTTTGATCAAATATTGAAACGGAGGTTGAGCGGTTTCTTGGTGCACAAGCTCATGCTCCATAAACTGACAAAAGCTTGGAACATCTCTGGTGGTTGAAGGATCATCGGCAATAACAAACAGAGTTTCGCCCACGTCAATTTTACGAATCCTCATTCGTAACATCATCACAGGCTCCGGGCAACGCAAGCCTAACGCATCAAGCGTATGATCAGCAGTTTGAAAAATATTTTCAGTCGTCATGGTCTATCTTTAATAAACAGGCTATTTACTCGCTATTTTAAAACAAGCTATTTTTTCTACAAGGAAAATAAATGAAATCTGGTTTCAAGTTCATTTTAGCTGCAATCCTGTGCAATGCCCAGTTTTGCCAAGCTGCCTCCATAAGCCACTTGACCAATACCAATGAAGATATTCTTAATGCAACTCGAGAAATATATTTATCGGCAGAACAACGGTGGTGGGATATTAATTCATCGGCATACCAACAAGTCGAGCAAAAACTGCACCATTACCCATTGTTACCTTACTTACAATCGAAAGTATTGCGCCAAAATATTGCATTAAAAAATGAGGCAAAGTTTTTAACCTTCCTTGAAACCTATGAAAATACGCCCTTAGATTATTTGGTCAGAACCGCATGGTTAAATCACTTACATAAAAGTAAACAAGCAAAGCGCTATATGCAGGTGTATCGACCTGACTTGGGGGCAAAATACACTTGCTTGCAACTGCGGTATCAATGGCAAGATGGAGCCGAAAAACAGCAAATTTTAAAGCAAGTGACCAACCTTTGGTTACATAAAAAATCTCAACCCGATGAATGCGATCCCTTGTTTAAACAGTGGCAAGACGCCGGCATGTTAACCGTCGATCTGCTGTGGCAGCGTATTGTATTGGCACAGACGGCTCGACAATACATGCTATCGCGATACTTGACTAAAAAGCTTCCACCGAATCAGGCATACCTAAAAGCACTCTGGGAAAAGGTCAAAGCCAATCCTAAAAGACTCAATAAACTGGATAAGTTTAATCAATCAACACCAGCGGAGTCGTTAGTTATCGCTTATGGGCTTAAAAAATTGGTCTGGCAAGATGTTGCGATGGCGGTTTCGGTTTATCAACAGGCGATTAAACAACAACGCTTCGATGCAGAAACACAAAAAGACATATATAAACGATTGACCATAGCCGCTGCTCGTTCCGATCATCCCAATGTGATCGATTGGCTAGCAGAGCAACAACCTGACGCGTTATCTGAAGTGGCTCAGCAATGGCAAATGGCGAAGGCTCTATCGGACAAAGACTATCTGAGTTTATTGCAACATGTAGAACAAAATGTCAGTACACATACCGACAAAAGGCAATATTCGTATTGGCATAGTCGGGCAAAAGAATTGGCACAACAGGATAACCCAGAGCAGATTGAAAAAGACTTAACAACGTTAGCACAAGAGCGCAGTTATTATGGTTTTTTAGCGGCCGCCAGAACGGGCTCTGAAAAAACGCTAAATCATCAACCCATTGTCGTTTCTGCACAAGCCAGCAAAGCGTTGCCCAATTACCAGGCTGCGCAAAGGGCATTTGAATTATTTGCTTTAAACCGTTTTTATCAAGCACGCAGGGAGTGGAATCATTGGG
Encoded proteins:
- the tusA gene encoding sulfurtransferase TusA is translated as MTTENIFQTADHTLDALGLRCPEPVMMLRMRIRKIDVGETLFVIADDPSTTRDVPSFCQFMEHELVHQETAQPPFQYLIKKLA
- a CDS encoding transglycosylase SLT domain-containing protein produces the protein MKSGFKFILAAILCNAQFCQAASISHLTNTNEDILNATREIYLSAEQRWWDINSSAYQQVEQKLHHYPLLPYLQSKVLRQNIALKNEAKFLTFLETYENTPLDYLVRTAWLNHLHKSKQAKRYMQVYRPDLGAKYTCLQLRYQWQDGAEKQQILKQVTNLWLHKKSQPDECDPLFKQWQDAGMLTVDLLWQRIVLAQTARQYMLSRYLTKKLPPNQAYLKALWEKVKANPKRLNKLDKFNQSTPAESLVIAYGLKKLVWQDVAMAVSVYQQAIKQQRFDAETQKDIYKRLTIAAARSDHPNVIDWLAEQQPDALSEVAQQWQMAKALSDKDYLSLLQHVEQNVSTHTDKRQYSYWHSRAKELAQQDNPEQIEKDLTTLAQERSYYGFLAAARTGSEKTLNHQPIVVSAQASKALPNYQAAQRAFELFALNRFYQARREWNHWVKQLPDNEHLAAAQLAFDNQWYSRPIVTLSRLGLLNDTDMRFPMPFTKTFTKYAKQHQVDLAWVYAIARKESIFMPDAKSPAGAYGLMQVMPATANEVGRKKFKHQELINIDTNVKLGINYLSTLLKKYDNNIVLATAAYNAGPGNVNKWLRRQPTMPADAWIETIPFKETRNYVKSVMAYTEIYQQKVGQGMSPFNQLTKMDIQQAQ